The genomic stretch TACGCAACGAAGACGGCACGCTGCGCTTCGCGCCCGCGCTGCTGCCGCGTCGCGAGCCGACGGCCGATGCGCCGCTGCCGCTGACGCCGCGCAATCTCATCCAGCAGGGTTTCAAGTTCCTCGGCGAGCGCTATGGCTGGGGACACAGTTACAACGCGCGCGATTGCAGCGGCTTCGTGTCCGAGATCTACCGCAGCATGGGCGTGCAGCTGCCGCGCAACACCAGCGACCAGGCGGTCAGCCCCGCGCTGAACCGCATCGCCTTCAGCGAGAAGGACAACCGCGCCAGGCGCATGGCCGTGGTTCGCGAAATGCAGGTCGGCGACCTGGTCTACATCCCCGGCCACGTGATGATGGTGATCGGCAATGTGGACGGCGAGCCGTACGTCATCCACGACACGACCGGGCTGAGTTTCGCCGGCCCCGACGGCAAGACCATTCGCGCCAAGACCAACGGCGTCACCGTGTCGCCGCTCACGCCGCTACTGTTCAACGGCAAGCAGACCTTCGTCGATCGCATCACCAACATCCAGCGCATCCGGCCGTAAGGCCGGTTCGCCAGCGTTCGCCGCATCTCCTCCCCACATCCCAGAACGACAAGAATGAAGATCACGCAGATCCGGTTCGGCATGTTGCGCGTCCCGTTGAAGACGCCGTTCAAGACCGCGCTGCGCACGGTCGAGGCGATCGAGGACATCATCGTCTGCGTGCACACCGATACCGGCCACGTCGGTTACGGCGAAGCGCCCGCGACGGCGGTGATCACGGGCGACACGCACGGCTCGATCGTGGAAGCGATCAGCAAGTTCATCGCGCCGCGCCTGATCGGCCAGGACATCGCGAACCTCAACCGGATCACGCAGCTCATCCAGACCGCGCTGGAGAAGAACACCAGCGCAAAGGCCGCGGTGGAAATCGCCGTGTACGACCTCTTCGGCCAGCTGTACGGCGTGCCGCTGTACAAGATGCTCGGCGGTGGCGATCCGGTGATCACCACCGACATCACCATCAGCGTGGATTACATCGAGAAGATGGTTGCCGACTCGCTCAGCGCCGTGGATCGCGGCTTCGAATCGCTGAAGATCAAGGTCGGCAAGGACATCGGCGTCGACATCGAACGGGTCAAGGCGATCTACGCCGCCGTCGAAGGCCGCGCCCTGCTTCGCCTGGACGCCAACCAGGGCTGGACCGCGAAACAGGCGGTGCATGCGATCAACATGCTGGAAGACGCCGGGGTGCGCCTCGAACTGGTCGAACAGCCGGTGAAGGCGCAGGACCTGGACGGCATGAAGTACGTCACCGAGCGCGTGCACACGCCGATCATGGCCGACGAAAGCGTGTTCGGGCCGAAGGAAGTGATCGACCTGATCCGCATGCGCGCGGCCGACATCATCAACATCAAGCTGATGAAGACCGGCGGGTTGTCCAACGCGATCCGCATCGCCGACATCGCCGCGCTGTACGAGGTGGAATGCATGATCGGCTGCATGCTCGAAAGCAGCATCAGCGTCGCCGCGGCCGTGCACCTGGCCGTCGCGAAGTCCAACGCGATCACCAAGGTGGACCTGGACGGCCCGTCGCTCTCCGCGTTCAATCCGGTCGACGGCGGCGTACTCTTCAACGAGTCGGAGATCTCCGTGACCGATGCGCCGGGACTGGGCATCCGCGAGATCCGCGGGCTGGAACTTCTGCCAGACTGACGCGACGAACCGGGAGTCCGCATGTCGCCGTTGCTGAAGATCCGCGCCGAGCGCGACCAGATGTCGGCGATCGAGCGCCGCATCGGCGACTTCCTGCTCGAAAACGCCCACCTGCTGCGCGACTACTCCTCGCAGCAGCTGGCGAACGCATTGGGAATCAGCCAGTCGAGCGTGGTGAAGTTCAGCCAGAAGCTCGGCTACAAGGGCTATCCGGACCTGAAGTACTCCATCGGCCAGGCCATCGCACGCGGCGACGGCGCGGACGATGGCGGCAACGGACGCGAGGCGCGCACCGACGATCCGCACGCCGCGCTCGCCGAGGACCTCTGGCACCTGAAGGCGCTGGCCGAAGCCGAAACGCGCCTGATCAATCCGCCCGAGAACATCGACGCCATCGCGCACGCCATCGCGCAAGCCGGGAAGGTGTTCATCATCGGGCTGGGCGAGGACGGCATCCCGGCGCGCGCATTCGCCACGCGGCTGTCGATGCTCGGCATCCTGACCGTCCACTACGTCGACGCGATCCTGATGCAGGCCGGCGTTTCCAGCGCGGCGCCGGGCGACGTGCTGATGGTGTTTTCCGAGCACGGCCGCCAGCCGACCCTGTGCCAGATCAGCCACCTCTTCCGGGAGCGCGTCGGCCGCGTGGTCACCGTCACGCGCCACACGCCGAATCCGCTGCGTGCGCATGCCGATGCGGCGCTGCTCGTGTCCGCGCACGACGAACGCCGGCACATCGAGCCGCTGCTGTACCAGTCGGCGCTGCAGCACCTGCTCGACCTGATCTTCATCCTGTTGTGCGACGCCAGCGAGGAACGCCGGCTGCAGCTCGACTTCAACTTCGAGCGCATGCAGGACCTGCTCGACCACTGACCCGGGGTTTCCATGCGTCCATTCGTTGCCCTCGTCCACGGGCTCATCGTTGCATCGATCGTGACGCTCGCCGGTTGCACGGGCGTCGCGTCGAAATCCGCCGCGAAGACGCCGTGGAACGACGCGCGCCAGCTCGTCCTGGTTACGACCTCCGACTGGAACGCCACGACCGGCACGCTGCGCCGCTATGAGCGCGAGGGGAGTGCGTGGCGCGAAGCGGGCTCGCCGACGCCGATCACCGTCGGCCGCAGCGGCTCGGCTTGGGGTATCGGGCTCCATCCGGCGCAACCGGACGGTCTGCAGAAGCAGGAAGGCGACGGCCGCGCGCCCGCCGGCGTGTTCCGCATCGGCACCGCGTTCGGCTATGCGGACATCGCGGCGACCGGATGGCCTTACCAGGGCATGAGCGCATCGGACTGGTGCATCGACGTGCCGGCGTCCCCGCTCTACAACCGCATCGTCGATGCGAAAACGGTGGGCGATGCCGCCGTCGAAGGTTCGACAGAACCGATGCGCCGCGACCTGCACGCGAATGGCGACGTCCGCTACAAGCTGGGTTTCGTGATCGAACACAATCCGGGCAACCGCAGCGCAGCGGGCAGCTGCATCTTCGCGCACCTGTGGCGCGCGCCGGGCGAGCCGACCGCCGGCTGCACCGCGATGCCGGAACCGGCGATGCGCGAGCTGCTGGCCTGGCTGGACCCGCGCCGCAAGCCGGTGTTCGCGTTATTGCCCGATAACGAACTGGAACGACTGCACGCGGCGTGGGACCTTCCCGCACCAGCGCGCGCCCGCTGAAAATGTCGCGCCCCCTGCCATCCTCCGCGCGGCTGCGCGAGGATGGCTTCATCGCACCGACCCGGACACCCGATCCCCGATGTCGAACACCGCCCGCGTACTCCTTGGACTCTTCCTCGGCGCCATCATCGGCCTCGCGCTTGCGTGGCTCGATCCCGTGCTGGCCGGCCGGGTCGCCGACTTCGTCCAGCCGATCGGACGTCTCTGGCTCAACGCGCTGCAGATGACGGTGGTGCCGCTGGTCGCGGCGCTGGTGGTGATCGGCGTGAACAACGCCACCGACGCGGCCGCCTCCGGGCGCACCGCGCGCAAGGCGATCATCACCTTCGTGGTGATTCTGGCGGTGTGCGCCGCGTTCGCCGCGACGGTCGCGCCGATCCTCTTCTCGTTCGTCCCGCGCCAGGAAGGCCTGGCCGAATCGCTGCGCGCCGCCACCGCGGGCGCGGCGCAGTTGTCGTTGCCCAGCTCGCTCGCCGAGTGGTTCGCCGGGATCATTCCCGCCAACGCGTTGGCGGCTGCCGCGTCCAGCGCGATGCTGCCGCTGGTGGTGTTCGCACTGTTCTTCGGTTTCGGCCTGACGAAGATCGAGGCGGGCCGCCGTGCGCGCGTGCTCGAGCTGATCCAGGGCATCGCCGACGTGATGATCGTCATCGTGCACTGGGTGCTGTGGGTCGCACCGATCGGCGTGTTCGCGCTGGTGCTCGCCGTGTGCGCGCGCGTAGGCCACGGCATGATCGGCGCGTTCGGCTGGTACATCGCCATCCTGTGCACGATGTACCTGCTGGCGACCGCGCTGATGTACCCCATCGCGATCCTCGCCGGCGGCGAGCGCCTGCGTCGTTTCGCGGCGGCGATCGCACCCGCGCAGGTGGTGGCCGCCAGCACGCAGTCGTCGCTGGCCTCGCTCCCGGCGATGATCGAATCCTCGCGCCAGCGCCTCGGCCATCCGCTCAGCGTGACCTCGCTGGTGCTCCCGATGGCGGTGTCGCTGTTCCGCATCACCAGCCCGATCCAGTACCTGGGCGTCGCGGCATTCATCGCCTGGGCCTACGGCGTGGACCTCAGCGTGGCGCAGTGGGCCGCCGCTGCCGCACTGGCGGTGGTGATCAGCATGGGATCGGTCGGCCTGCCCGGCCAGGTCAGTTTCATGGCGACCAACATGCCGGTGACCCAGGCCCTCGGCTTGCCGGTGGAGCCGCTCGGCCTGCTGCTGGCGCTGGACACGATTCCCGACGTCTTCGCGACGCTCGGCAACGTCACCGGCGATCTCACCGCGACCACCGTCGTGGCGAAGGGGCAACACGATCCGGTCAATCCGGATCTGGGCGAAGGCGGCTGAAGCCCCGGTTCACGTCGAGTCCCGTTTGGTGCGCCCCATTCGCGTGCCCCATTGCGCGTGGCGCGCTGCCGGCGGGCAATTTGTGGTCGCCTACACCGATTCGCCGGGTTTTCCGACGCGGGATCGGCCGCCTTCCCGGCCCGATCCGCACGCGTTCATGCGAAAATGCCGACCTCATGGCCCCGTAGCTCAGCTGGATAGAGCGGTCCCCTCCTAAGGGACAGGTCGCACGTTCGAATCGTGTCGGGGCCGCCATGAAGCAGGGCCGCGCGCCGCGGATCGGGAAGCGGAAGCTTCCCCGTCCACGACCGCGTTCGTCGTCCTCTCCCTCGTTTCCCGCAATAACGGAGCTGCCATGACCCACCCCGTCCTCACCGCCCTCGGCCTGAACGATGCCGAATCCGGCACCTACCTCGGCAATGGCGAGTGGTCCGGCACCCGCGACGCGGGCGTGCTCGAGTCGGTGAACCCGACCAACGGTGAGGTGCTGGCGAAGGTCCACGCGTCCTCGCAGTCCGACTACGAGACCATCGTCGAGCGCGCGCAGGCGGCCTTCAAGGTGTGGCGCACGACGCCGGCGCCGCGCCGCGGCGAGGCGATCCGCCTGTGCGCCGACGCGCTGCGCACGCACAAGGACGCGCTGGGTTCGCTGGTCGCGCTGGAAATGGGCAAGTCCAAGCCCGAAGGCGATGGCGAAGTCCAGGAGATGATCGACATCGGCGACTTCGCCGTCGGTCTGTCGCGCCAGCTGTACGGCCTGACGATGCACTCGGAGCGTCCGGGCCACCGCATGTACGAGCAGTGGCATCCGCTCGGCCTGGTCGGCGTGATCTCGGCATTCAACTTCCCGGTCGCGGTGTGGGCGTGGAACTCGTTCATCGCGGCGATCTGCGGCGACATCACCATCTGGAAGCCGTCGCCGAAGACGCCGTTGTCGGCCATCGCCTCGATGAAGATCTGCAACGACGCGCTGAAGGCCGGCGGGTTCCCGGACATCTTCTTCCTGTTCAACGATGCGGGCACCGAGCTCGCCTCCAGCTTCGTCGACGACAAGCGCATCCCGCTGATCAGCTTCACCGGTTCGACCAAGGTCGGCCGCATCGTCGGCGAGCGCGTCGCGCGCCGCATGGGCCGCTCGCTGCTCGAACTGGGCGGCAACAACGCGATCATCGTCGACCCTACGGCCGACCTGAAGCTCGCGATCCCCGCCATCGCCTTCGGCGCCGTGGGCACCGCCGGCCAGCGCTGCACCACCACGCGCCGCCTGTTCGTGCACGAGTCCATCTACGACGACGTCCTCGCCAAGCTGGTCACCGCCTACAAGCAGGTGGAAAAGAAGATCGGCGACCCGACGGATCCCGCGAACCTCATGGGCCCGCTCAACAGCCGCGACGCGGTGCAGGCGTACCTGGACGCGATCGAGCAGGCCAAGGCGGCCGGCGGCAAGGTCGAAACCGGCGGCGCGGCCATCGAGCGCGCCGGCAACTTCGTGCTGCCGACCATCGTGACGGGTCTGTCGAACGATGCGGACATCGTCCAGCACGAGACGTTCGCGCCGATCCTGTACGTCATGAAGTACCGCGACCTGGCCGATGCGATCCACATGCAGAACGACGTGCCGCAGGGCCTGTCGTCGGCGATTTTCACGCAGAACCTGAAGGCGGCCGAGGCGTTCCTGTCGGCGGCGGGTTCGGACTGCGGCATCGCGAACGTCAACATCGGCACCAGCGGCGCCGAGATTGGTGGTGCATTCGGCGGCGAGAAGGAAACCGGCGGCGGCCGCGAATCGGGTTCGGACGCGTGGCGCGCCTACATGCGCCGCCAGACCAACACGATCAACTACTCCGACGCGTTGCCGCTGGCGCAGGGCATCAAGTTCGACCTTTGAGCGAGGAACGAGCGATGAGGAACGGGAAAAACGCCGCGATGCGGATCCGTCGTCCGGACACTCGTTTCCCGTTCCCCTCCACTCGTTTCCCGCACTGACCCATGTACGGACTCGCCCGCCCCTTCCTGTTTGGCCTGGACGCCGAAGCCGCACACGGCGCCGCGCTCAATGCGCTGGAAGTGGCGTATCGCACCGGCGCGGGCGCGCTGCTCTCGCGGCGCCCGACGCCGCTGCCGACGCGTGCGTTCGGCCTGACCTTCCCTAATCCGGTCGGGCTGGCCGCGGGCCTGGACAAGAACGGCGCGCACATCGATGCCCTGATGGCGCTGGGCTTCGGGTTCGTGGAGATCGGCACCGTCACGCCACGCGCGCAGGAAGGCAATCCGAAGCCGCGCATGTTCCGCCTGCCGGAGCACAACGCGGTGATCAACCGCCTGGGCTTCAACAACGGCGGCGTCGACGCGCTGGTGCGCAACGTCGAGCGGGCCAGGCGCCGCCACGGCCTGCTCGGCATCAACATCGGCAAGAACAAGGACACGCCGAACGACTCCGCGGAGAACGACTACCTCTTCTGCCTGGAGCGCGTGTACGCGCTGGCCGACTACGTGACGGTCAACATCTCCTCGCCCAACACCGCGGGCCTGCGCGAACTGCAGGAAGAACAGGCGCTGCGCAGGCTCGTCGGCACGTTGCGCGATGCGCAGGAGCGACTGGCGGGCGTGCACGGACGGCGGGTCCCGATGCTGGTGAAGATCGCGCCGGACCTGACCGACAACGATGTCGAGGCGGCCGCGCGCGTGCTCGGCGACCTGCACGTGGATGGCGTCATCGCCACCAACACCACGATCTCGCGCGTGGGCATCGAAGGCTCGCCGTTCGCGAACGAAGCCGGCGGCCTGTCGGGCAAGCCGTTGCTGGGCCAGGCCACCGCCGTGCTGCGCATGATGCGCACGCGCCTGCCCGAATCGATCCCGATGATCGGCGTGGGCGGCATCCTCTCCGGCGCGGACGCCGCGGCGAAGATGGCGGCCGGCGCGACGCTGGTGCAGTGCTACACCGGCCTGGTCTATCGCGGTCCGGCGCTGATCAAGGAATGCGTGGAAGCCATGCGTCGCCGCAAGGAAGCCCCGAGTCGCGGCAACATGCCGCCGATCGTCTGAGTCGCAAGCGCACGTTCCCATGACCGACTCCATCCGCGTCCTGCACGACGCGCCGCTGAAATCCCGCAACACGTTCGGTGTCGCCGCGATCGCGCCGGTGCTGGCGGAAGTCGCCGACGCAAGCGCCCTCCCCGATCTGTTCACGCGCCAGGACTTCGCCGCGCGCGCGCCGCTCGTGCTCGGCGGCGGCAGCAACCTGCTGTTCGCGGGGAATCCCGACGTCCCGCTGCTCGCTTTGACCGGGCAGGACGTGCGGGTGGTTCGCGACGAGGGCGACATCGCCATCGTGCGCGCCGACGCCGGCGTCCCATGGCACGGGTTCGTGATGCGCATGCTCGACGAAGGCTTCGCCGGCCTGGAAAACCTCGCGCTGATTCCCGGCACTGTGGGCGCCGCACCGATCCAGAACATCGGCGCCTATGGCGTCGAAGTGCGCGAGTTCATCCACGCCGTCGAGAGCTTCGAGCCCGCCACCGGCCGGATCCACCGCTTCGACGCGGCGCAGTGTGCGTTCGCCTACCGCGACAGCGTGTTCAAGCACGAGCCGGACCGCTACATCGTCACCGCCGTGGAGTTCGCCCTGCCGCGCACGCCAGCCCTCAAGCTCGACTACGCAGGCATCGGCGACGAACTCATCGCCATGGGCATCGCCGCGCCCTCGGCGCGCGAGGTGGCGCAGGCGGTCATCGCGATCCGCCGCCGCAAGCTGCCGGACCCTGCCGTGCTCGGCAATGCGGGTAGCTTCTTCAAGAACCCCATCGTGCCGCTCGCGCAGGCGCAAGCGCTGCAGGCCGAACATCCGGGCATGCCGGTGTTCCGCGGAAACGGGCCCGAATCGCGCAAGCTCTCGGCCGCATGGTTCATCGACGCCGCCGGCTGGAAGGGCCATCGCGATGGCGATGCCGGCGTGGCCCCCAGCCACGCGCTGGTGCTGGTGAACCACGGCGCTGCGAGCGGCGTGGAGCTGCTCACGCTGGCTCGACGCATCGCCGACTCGGTACGCACGCGCTTTGCGGTATCCATCGAACCCGAACCGCGCATCGTCGGCGCGAGCTGGTAAAGGAGTTCCACGGTGAGCGAAGCCCTGCCCCATCCGCTTCGCGCCGCGGGATTCATGCTCGCCAGCACCTTGTGCTTCGGCGTGATGGCGATCGCGATCCGCCTTGCCTCGCAGTCCTTGAATACGGTGGAAATCGCGTTCTTCCGCAACTTCTTCGGCCTGATGACCGTGCTGCCGCTGGTGATGCGCATGGACCCGGCCTCCCTGCGCACCAAGCAGCTTCCGCGCTATTTCGTCCGCTGCGTCATCGGCATCTTCTCGATGCTGTGCGGCTTCTGGGCCATCGGCCACCTGCCGCTGGCGCAGGCGATCTCGCTGTCGTATTCCTCGCCCGTGTTCGTGACGATCCTCGCCGCGGTCATGCTGGGCGAAACCGTGCGCGGCCGACGCTGGGCCGCGGTCGCGGCGGGCTTCGTCGGCGTCCTCGTGATCGTGCGGCCGTTCTCGCATGAATTCACCGGCGGCACGCTCATCGCCCTGCTCGCCGCAGTACTGAGCGCGGTGGTCGCGATCCAGATCAAGCAGCTGGCGCGCGTGGATGCGGCCAACACCATCGTGCTCTACACGTACCTGTTCTGGGTGCCGATCTCGCTGGTGCCGGCGCTGTTCGTGTGGGAGTGGCCGCAGGGCATCGTCTGGCTGTGGGTGATCGGCGCGGGGCTGTTCGGGACGGGCGGCCAGGTGCTGTGGACGCACGCGCTCAAGCTGGGCGAAGTCTCCGCGTTGACGCCCATCAGCTTCATCCAGTTGCCGCTCGTGGCGCTGGTGGGCTGGCTCTGGTTCAACGAATCGGTCGACGTGTACACGTGGATCGGCGCCGGCATCATCCTCGCCGCCAACGCCTACATCGCGCACCGCGAGGCGGTGCTGCTGCGCAGGCACGCTACGACCGCACCGGTCGAAGCGGCCAAGCCGGGCGAGTAGACGACGGCGTCAGTCGGCGTCGGCCGCGATCCCCGGCCGCCGCCACGGCCTCCCGTGCACGCGATACACCGCGAGGTATGCCGCCGCGACCCACGCGATCGCGACCGACCAGCCGGCGAGGATGTCCGACGGGTAATGCACGCCCAGGTACACGCGCGACAGGCCGACCAGCACCACGAACGGCACCATCAGCGCGAGCACCGGCCAGCGCCAGCGCGAGTGCCAGGCCAGCAGCACCAGCACGCAGGCGAGCGTCATCGAGCCCATCGCGTGTCCGCTGGGAAAACTGTACGTGGTCTCCGGCGCGATCGATTCCCACAGCGCCGGGCGATCGCGGGCGAAGAACAGCTTCGCGCCGACGTTGAGCAGGCCCGATCCGCCCAGCGCGATCGCGGCGAAGACCGCCTCGCGATAGCGTCGAAGCACGGCCAGCACCAGCACGAAGGCGATGTCGAACGGCACCACGCCCCACGCGTAGCCGATCTTCGAGACGAACACGAAGAACTCGTTGAATCCCTCGCGCGCCATGGTGTGCGCAAACTGGAGGATGGGTTCGTCGAACGCGATGGCTTCCTGCTCGTGGATCTCGTCGGCCAGTTCGCCGAAGACCCACAGCGGCAGCAGCAGGCCGGCGAACACCAACCCGAGTAGCACTCCGTGGCGGCGCAGCAGTCCCGCGCCGTAGCGCAGGACGTTCCAGGCCGCGCTGCCGCCGGCTTCAGCCGCCACGCGCGGCATCGACTCCGAACTTGCGTTCGACGTACTGGTCGATCAAGCCCACGAACTCGTTCGCGATGTTCTCGCCGCGCAGCGTCACGGTCTTCTCGCCGTCCTCGAACACCGGCGCGGACGGCGCCTCGCCCGTGCCCGGCAGCGAAATGCCGATGTTCGCGTGGCGCGATTCGCCCGGACCATTGACGACGCAGCCCATCACCGCGAGCGTTAGGTTCTCCGCGCCCGGATGCGTGATCTTCCATTCCGGCATCTTCGCGCGCACGTGTTCCTGCACGGTCTTGGCCAGTTCCTGGAAGAACGTGCTGGTGGTGCGGCCGCAACCCGGGCACGCGGTAACCATCGGCGTGAACGCGCGAAGGCCCATCGTCTGCAGCAGCTCCTGCGCGACGATCACTTCGTTGGTGCGCGACTGGCCCGGCTCGGGCGTGAGCGAGATGCGGATCGTGTCGCCGATGCCTTCCTGCAGCAGCACGCCCAGCGCGGCGCTGGAGGCGACGATGCCCTTGCTGCCGATGCCGGCTTCGGTAAGGCCCAGGTGCAGCGCGTAATGGCCGCGACGGGCGAGTTCGCGATACACGGCGATCAACTCCTGCACGCCGCTGACCTTCGCGCTGAGCACGATGCGGTCGGCCGGCAGGCCCAGCTCCTCGGCACGCGCAGCCGAATCCAGCGCCGAGCGGATCAACGCCTCGCGCAGCACTTCGCCCGCTTCGCGCGGCTCGGCGAGCGTGTGGTTCTCGTCCATCAGCTGGGCGGCCAGCGCCTGGTCGAGCGAGCCCCAGTTCGCACCGATGCGCACCGGCTTGCCGTAGCGGATCGCCAGCTCGATCAGCGTCGCGAACTGGCTGTCCTTCTTCTTGCCGAACCCGACGTTGCCCGGGTTGATGCGGTACTTCGCCAGCGCCTGCGCACAGGCCGGCTCGGCGGTAAGCAGCTGATGCCCGTTGTAGTGGAAGTCGCCGATGATCGGCACGCTCACGCCCATCATCGCCAGCTTGTCGACGATGCGCGGGACGGCGGCCGCCGCTTCGAGCGTGTTGACGGTGACACGGACCATTTCCGAGCCCGCGCGCCAGAGTTCGGCGACCTGTTTGGTGGTGGAGGCCACGTCGGCCGTGTCGGTGTTGGTCATCGACTGCACGACGACCGGATGGCCGCCGCCGACGTCGACGCCGCCGATGCGCACCGCGGTGGTCAGGCGGCGTGGCAGGGGTCCGAAACCGGGATGCGCGCAAGGCGCCTGGGCATGCGAATTCATGCGCCTATTGTAGGCCACGCGGCCTGCACGGCCGCCCGCCTTCACGTGGCCGATCACGTGACCCGCGCCCCCGCGTGCGGTACCGTGGCCGGCCATCGCACTGCCCCCGCCATGCGCGACTTCCCCTACGACGACAGACCCGGCGACAGCCGCCCCGACACCGTGCTGACGCCCAGCCAGCTGAACACGCTGGCGCGGGACCTGCTGGAAGGCGCCTTCCCGTCGATCTGGGTCGAGGGCGAGCTGGGCAACGTCTCGCGTCCTGCGTCGGGGCACCTGTATTTCACGATCAAGGACGCGCGCGCCCAGGTGCGTTGCGCGATGTTCCGTCCCAAGAGCAGCTGGCTGCGCTTCACCCCGCGCGAAGGCCTGCGCGTGCTCGGCCGCGGCCGCCTCACGCTGTACGAGGCGCGCGGCGAGTACCAGATGGTGTTCGACCACCTGGAGGAAGCCGGCGAAGGCGCGCTGCGCCGTGCGTTCGACGAACTCAAGGCCAAGCTGGCCGCCGAGGGCCTGTTCGATGCCGGGCGCAAGCGTGCGTTGCCGCGTTTCGCGCGCCGCATCGGCGTGATCACCTCGCCCAGCGGCGCCGCGGTGCGCGACGTGCTCAGCGTGTTGTCGCGCCGGTTCCCGCTGGCGCAGGCCGACGTGCTGCCCGTGCCCGTGCAGGGCGACGGCGCGGCGGCGCAGATCACCACGATGCTGCTCAAGGCCATCGCTGCGCAGCGCTATGACGTGATCGTGCTGGCGCGCGGCGGCGGTTCGCTGGAAGACCTGTGGGCGTTCAACGACGAGCGCCTCGCCCGCACGATCGCCGACTCGCCGGTGCCGATCGTCTCCGCCGTCGGGCATGAAACCGACTTCAGCCTCAGCGATTTCGCCGCCGACGTGCGCGCGCCGACGCCCTCCGTCGCCGCCGAATTGCTGGTGCCCAATCGCGAGGACCTGCTGCACCGGCTGCGCGTGCTCGACGCGCGCCTGCGCAACCTGCAACTGCAACGCCTGCGCCAGGCCATGCAGCGCGCCGACCGCGCCGCGCTGCGCCTCAACGCGCTGCGTCCGCGCGCGCGGCTGGACATGCTCTGCCGTCGCCAGGCCGACGCGCTGCGCCGTCTCGACGCCGCATGGAAACGTCGCATCGAACGCGAGCGCGCGCACCTCCGCCACGCCGACGCCGTACTGCGCGCCGCGCATCCGCAGCGCCGCATCAACCGCCTGCGCGAACGGCTCGCCGCGATGTCTCTGCGACCGCAGTCGGCCATCGTGCGCAGGCTGTCGAAAGAAGCGCTGCACCTGCGCGGCCTGGCGCGCTCGCTCGAAGCGGTGAGCCCGCTGGCCACGGTCGCGCGCGGCTATTCGATCCTGCGCCACGAGGACGGACGCATCGTCCGCAGCGTGCTGGATGCCGCGCCGGGCGATCGCCTGTCGGCGCGGCTGTCGGATGGGGAACTGGCCCTTCGCGTGGAATCGCACGACGGGCAGGCGTGACCGGCTGATCGCGCCCTAACG from Lysobacter auxotrophicus encodes the following:
- the ispG gene encoding flavodoxin-dependent (E)-4-hydroxy-3-methylbut-2-enyl-diphosphate synthase, which gives rise to MNSHAQAPCAHPGFGPLPRRLTTAVRIGGVDVGGGHPVVVQSMTNTDTADVASTTKQVAELWRAGSEMVRVTVNTLEAAAAVPRIVDKLAMMGVSVPIIGDFHYNGHQLLTAEPACAQALAKYRINPGNVGFGKKKDSQFATLIELAIRYGKPVRIGANWGSLDQALAAQLMDENHTLAEPREAGEVLREALIRSALDSAARAEELGLPADRIVLSAKVSGVQELIAVYRELARRGHYALHLGLTEAGIGSKGIVASSAALGVLLQEGIGDTIRISLTPEPGQSRTNEVIVAQELLQTMGLRAFTPMVTACPGCGRTTSTFFQELAKTVQEHVRAKMPEWKITHPGAENLTLAVMGCVVNGPGESRHANIGISLPGTGEAPSAPVFEDGEKTVTLRGENIANEFVGLIDQYVERKFGVDAARGG
- the murB gene encoding UDP-N-acetylmuramate dehydrogenase; this translates as MTDSIRVLHDAPLKSRNTFGVAAIAPVLAEVADASALPDLFTRQDFAARAPLVLGGGSNLLFAGNPDVPLLALTGQDVRVVRDEGDIAIVRADAGVPWHGFVMRMLDEGFAGLENLALIPGTVGAAPIQNIGAYGVEVREFIHAVESFEPATGRIHRFDAAQCAFAYRDSVFKHEPDRYIVTAVEFALPRTPALKLDYAGIGDELIAMGIAAPSAREVAQAVIAIRRRKLPDPAVLGNAGSFFKNPIVPLAQAQALQAEHPGMPVFRGNGPESRKLSAAWFIDAAGWKGHRDGDAGVAPSHALVLVNHGAASGVELLTLARRIADSVRTRFAVSIEPEPRIVGASW
- the xseA gene encoding exodeoxyribonuclease VII large subunit; its protein translation is MRDFPYDDRPGDSRPDTVLTPSQLNTLARDLLEGAFPSIWVEGELGNVSRPASGHLYFTIKDARAQVRCAMFRPKSSWLRFTPREGLRVLGRGRLTLYEARGEYQMVFDHLEEAGEGALRRAFDELKAKLAAEGLFDAGRKRALPRFARRIGVITSPSGAAVRDVLSVLSRRFPLAQADVLPVPVQGDGAAAQITTMLLKAIAAQRYDVIVLARGGGSLEDLWAFNDERLARTIADSPVPIVSAVGHETDFSLSDFAADVRAPTPSVAAELLVPNREDLLHRLRVLDARLRNLQLQRLRQAMQRADRAALRLNALRPRARLDMLCRRQADALRRLDAAWKRRIERERAHLRHADAVLRAAHPQRRINRLRERLAAMSLRPQSAIVRRLSKEALHLRGLARSLEAVSPLATVARGYSILRHEDGRIVRSVLDAAPGDRLSARLSDGELALRVESHDGQA
- a CDS encoding DMT family transporter, which translates into the protein MLASTLCFGVMAIAIRLASQSLNTVEIAFFRNFFGLMTVLPLVMRMDPASLRTKQLPRYFVRCVIGIFSMLCGFWAIGHLPLAQAISLSYSSPVFVTILAAVMLGETVRGRRWAAVAAGFVGVLVIVRPFSHEFTGGTLIALLAAVLSAVVAIQIKQLARVDAANTIVLYTYLFWVPISLVPALFVWEWPQGIVWLWVIGAGLFGTGGQVLWTHALKLGEVSALTPISFIQLPLVALVGWLWFNESVDVYTWIGAGIILAANAYIAHREAVLLRRHATTAPVEAAKPGE
- a CDS encoding phosphatase PAP2 family protein, whose amino-acid sequence is MAAEAGGSAAWNVLRYGAGLLRRHGVLLGLVFAGLLLPLWVFGELADEIHEQEAIAFDEPILQFAHTMAREGFNEFFVFVSKIGYAWGVVPFDIAFVLVLAVLRRYREAVFAAIALGGSGLLNVGAKLFFARDRPALWESIAPETTYSFPSGHAMGSMTLACVLVLLAWHSRWRWPVLALMVPFVVLVGLSRVYLGVHYPSDILAGWSVAIAWVAAAYLAVYRVHGRPWRRPGIAADAD